GTCCTCCTTCAAACCAGTGcttttccagtcatggctcatagGTGGCACATTCTGCACTCATTTACTGACAGGAATAACACAAGAGCCCCTTCCTGAATGCCCGCTAAGCCTGCTCATAcaccaagagctttgtgcactcattTCAAGTCATTTCCATCAGCCTGGACTTCAGTAGAATTTCGCATGATGGCAAGTTCATGTCACCCCAGCCCTCAACCAAATTTTACCATATGTTCATGCCACTTGCCCCTCAAACCAAATTTTTTCATGGTGTGGGTCACATCATCCAGATGCAAGGGATTAAAGTGAAGCAACATTAAGCAGTCATGTGGCTTCTGCATCTTTGGCACTTTGACAAATGGCCAACAGCTCTCCATTATGTATACTTTGGTGAGAGAGAGGTTTTAGGTCATGTCATCATTGTAATTGGTCATTGTTAACTAAGACTTATGAATGGGCATTGCACACCATTTGGAAGAACAGCACCAGTTTTCTAAGTTGACACAAATCATTTGATAACATTTTCAAAGTTTAGATACATAATAATAACCTACAGTCCCAATATTGGTCATGATATCAGTATTTAAATACAAAGAATACATTGATACTGATGAATTTGTTGACAATGGGCTGTTTTCCATGTTTACAGTTTGGATGTTTTCCATTGAAAccagttataatgacaatttttttcCCTAAGTCATTGGGGAGGGCATGAAACATACCATGGAAATTGTGGGATAAACATAAAAATGTACAAGTAACAGTCTTGGAAATAATGAACCCTATAAGATTGCTGTGGCCTTTGCACCTACAGCTCTCCAGGAAAGGCAAGCAAAGCTTGGACTGTTCATTCAGCCATAAATTATATGGGTCTATAAATTGCTTGTCACTACATTGCTCTAATGAGGGCTGATATTGCCATTATGAAATCTGGACTGTATACATTACATGCAATACCAAATTTGTTAGTATTAGCAATTAGCAGCTTACTGCATAGAATTaccattgattgattgattatttgaataaaatgatttattgtttatattgtaaaCATTGATTTTTAGTTATAAAATACCTCATGGTGACTGTACTTGATGGATTAACAATCAGAGCAGGTTATCATCAAATCACTGTTgcagataaacacaaacaacaatagaATTCAACTTGagtgacagaaaaagaaacaaaaaataaaaggcaaaGCTAATGGAGGACTATCTGGAAATCTCGCTGAAGGTCAGTTGTTGCtagatattttttccatttttataaaacaaaagtaaaaacaaaagttCAGTGAGCGCAAAACAAGTAGTAGAATTCTCAAGATTGTAACACTAATGCATTAAGTATGATATTGTgaagatacatgtatatagaatgCCAGACACTAGCTGACTTGTCATTCCTTGTACCAGGAAGAGATCTCGTCTTGTGACAGTGACGGAGTGAGCAGCTCAAAcagagatgaagatgaggaggaagagtatgaGGAGCAGCAATCAGGGGTGTGCTTTGAGGAGGAGCCAGGGAGTGAGGATGCCTTCTTCCAGGTGGGCAAGCGCTTTGATACTctggaggagctggaggaagcACAGCAGCAGTACCAGTATGCCAACTATTGTGAACTATGGAAGCGGGATGTGCGCACCCTGGAGTCAGCCAAGAAGCGTGCTCCCAAACGTGTCAACATGGCCAAAACGGCACTCAGGTACTACTCGGTAAAACTGTCTTGCAAATTTGGTGGGAAAGCACCGGTACAGAGGACTGACAAGAAGCGCTCATCTTGCTCTTTCCGCCAAGGCTGCCCCTTTGAGGTCTATCTGCGTCTCTCCCCAGATGGCAATGCTCTTGAGGTCCTCAATGTCAATGACATCCACAACCATGCACTTACCCGGGATGCCTTTCGTCCCCAGCCGCAGCCCCACATCACAGAAGCTGAGCGGTATTCCCGTGCCTTGCGCACTGCCCTCAGCTTGGCCTCCAGTGCATGTACTGGAGGGATGAAACTCTTCAGCATTAGACTTAGCCAGATGAATGGCCTTTTGCGCCAGTGGAGGAGCAATGATGGCCACTGTGGTCAGGCCAGCAAGGAGGCTAATGAGGCCCTCGACCACTTCCTTACCCGCTTAGGGGACAAGGAAATCAAAGATGCACTGCAAATATCCAGCAAAGGTATAAAGTTAAAAGTCCAAAGGTCGAAGAatagtagggagggagagtgtggataCATAACAGAAGAGTCTTTGATAAAGACCAAGGCAAATGAGAAAGGGACTGAGAAGCAGCCAGACAGTAGAGTCGTAACCAGAATTAGTAAGAGAGGGCGGCCTAGAGGAAAGGATCCACCAGCCTTGAACCCACCCCAGAGTACCAAGAAGGCTAAACAGGACAATGATGAGAACCAACCAAAACCCTTTAGAAAACTGCGggtgagagagaaacacagagttGTGCTTGAGTGCTTTGTTAGCGGTCCAACTGCCATGAAGGCTCTCCAGGGAACCCCCATCTCAGTAAAAGAAGTGCAGACAGATGTCAGCCACATTCCTGACCTGGTCCGAGATGAAGACAATGTGGATCTGCAGCAAGTAGAGAGGTACTTCAGCAGTGAGGCCTGGGGTGTTGTCCTCAACCTggtcaagaagaaagaaaacagtctGTGGATTTGTGCTCCTTGCACCAAAACCATAAAGGAGAATGAACGGAGTGTTGCATGTGAGAGATGTTTGTCTTGGTTTCACTTCCCTTGTGCGCTGCTCTCCAAGAGACCACCTAGAGAATACTGGTTTTGCAGAGACTGTAAGAGTAAATATGTGtgataaatgtgagtgtgtgtgtgtgtgtataagtgtaagtgtattttttatcattgttattaagtcAACTTATTTTGGTTGTTCCATTCTGAAATTTtgatcacatgtatatatgtatctaaagcAAAGATATGGTATTGTACAAATTAGGGAACtgctttctgttatttttgtataTGCAGAAAAACACTTcaacgtcttttctttctttgcaagTTGCAATGGTAAGAATTGTCATGAAGGACTAGTTAATCTTTAAAAAATGGGTCTAGCATCAAGAAACTCCTCTGCTAAGATATATTAAGTCCTTGTAAATGTTagatacttgaaaaaaaaagatttacaacTTTGCATCCTTGTTTTGAGTTTATTAAAGATTACTTTTTTTCTACTTGGAAAataaagagggggataggggaataaTCCACCAGTGTAATTGTACCGGGAATTTATCATCTGGCTGACCATGAATATGTACAGAtggaatagatataataaaagatttattttgtttgtaagatttttgtttttcacttaGCCCCATGTGATGTTGCTGACTGGTGAATATACACTTCCAGCCattgaatatattattattattattataattatcgttattattattattcatcttacttgttcttgttgtcattattataataatcattattattattgttaatgttattattattattacttattccttattaatattgtcattatctttgtaattgctatttttattgttggtattattcctactaatactattacttctgattatttttttcttaattttatttttattaatagcattgctactcctattattattattgttcactgatctctctctctctctctctctctctctctctctctctctctctctctctctctctctctctctctctctctctctctctctctctctctctctctctctctctctctctctctctctctctctctctctcatacacatatgAAAGGTCCAAATATAATAACCATGAAGGGTTTGATGCTAATTAAATTGCTCAGTATGCTTTTACAATAAAAATGGAATTAGTTGAGTAACACAATATCTAGTTCCATCCCAGTTTTTAAAACACACcagatatatgaaaatgtataataGAAAACTAGAACACAAAACTTTTAAGAGTGTATTCAccttaaaattaatataaaatgtAAGTTTTGAAAAatgactatatattttttttatagacatacatgtgtatatatggaaatgaatatatatatatatatatatatatatatatatatatatatatatatatttatatttatttatttatttatttatttattatatatatatatatatatatatatatatattattatacgtatatgtatgtatatatatatgctatatgtatgtatgtatgtatgtatatattatatatataaacatatattatatgtatatatatgtatatatatattatatatatatatatatattatatatatatatattatatatatatatatttatatatatacatatatatatatatatatatatatatatatatatatatatattatatatatatattatatatatatatatatatatattatatatatatatatatatatatatatatatatatatatatatatatattttatacatatatatatatatattatatattatgtatacatatatattatatatatatatatgtatatatatatatatatatatatatatatatatatatatatatatatatatatatagatatatagatatatattatatacatatatatatattaaatacatatatatatatatgtattacattatatattatatatatatatactcatatatattatatgtatgtatatgtatatatatatatgtatatatgtatatatatatatatatatatatatatatatatatatatacatatatatatatatatatatatatatatatatatataatatgatatatatatatatatatatatatatatatatatatatatatatatatatatatatatatatatataatataatatgtaaatgtatgtatatatatatatatatatatatatatatatatatatatatatatatatatatatacacacacacatttacatattatatgtatgtatatatatacatatatattatacgtatgtgtgtgtgtatatatatatatatatatatatatatatatatatatatatatatatatatatatacacatacatttacatattatatgtatgtatatatacatatatattatatacatttatatattatatgtatgtatatatatacataaatattatatgtatgtatatatatatacatatatattttatgtatatatatatatatatatatatatatatatatatatatatatatatatatatatattcatatatacatatatatttatatatgtgagtgtatatacatatacatgtaaatgcacgtgcgtgcacacacacacacacacacacacacacacacacacacacacacacacacacacacactcactcactcactcactcactcactcactcactcactcactcactcactcactcactcactcactcacacacacacacacacacacacacacacacacacacacacacacacacacacacacacacacacacacacacacacacacacacacacacacacacacacacacacacacacacacatatatgtatctatgtacattaaTACGATTATATACAGTTTCAAGTCTACACCAGtgcttttaatatatatttaacctTTATGATCAACTTACCTTCCTCACCCCAACAGTAGTCCATGGACTCGTCACTTCAGCGAGAGTTGGATGACACAACCCCCAGGACATCCCTGCGGCAACAGCTCAAGGTTCTCCCACCACAGGAGACACCTGTTGTCTTGAAGGAGGGACACCGGGAGAGGCAGGCCAAGAGGAAGGATGCTACCTCCCCTTCGAAAGCTTCCCCCAAGCGGGCTAAAGGTACATGAGCCAACTGGTTACCAAAGCTGCCTGAATTTTTTATGAAATCATTTAATTTTTGATAACTGAAACTACATCCTTTTTATGGTCACTGTTTTAAATTCACACAAAAACAAAGTATCTCTTCTATAGCTATCAGCAAAAGACTGCTATTTCTCAGTCCTATTACCTAGGGCTGATTTGTTTTATAACCCAATAACAGTGGGTAAATTTTCCATTTAGTCTGGCAAGAATGTCTATGTATCAGTGTGCATCATTCTGTACTTAGGTAATTGTCCAGCTCATGATAGGGCACACAAGACCTCATCCTGTTGATTAGAACATGTGCACATTGAAGGTATCACCTTCATCAGGAAGTGATAAGACGTCAAGCATCACTAATGGGTTACAATTTGAAGAGGTCAAAGTGGATACTTGtatgttagatatatatctaccaaACAGTGGATATCAAAGTTGAAACGTTTTCCTAAACATATGAGTGAAAGTATaaatattttactgataatattatGCACACATTCATCTTCATTTATATAGCAAGAAGTCAGGTAttgatttgcatatataaatgacaaaaaaaaaatcaacagtagGAGGTTTAGAGATGAGGAGGATAGCTCTCTGTAGCCACAAAGCTAGAGGAAGTATGCCAGACTGTACAAGATTTACTAGTATACATTTCTTGTCTTATTCACACCAAAATCGACTTTGTAAAACAGGCTGCCAGTTTTCAGAAGTCAGTGCACAATCAAGGTGATTTATCATGAAGGTACAATTTACTGATATATTCAGTTAAGGCAGCTTTGATTTTAGGGCTTGCTAAACTGATTGATTTATACAGTTTTCATTTTCTTACCCTTTTATTCACACTAAATGTATTCATAGTATATGGTCAGACTTGTTCCAAATGTTGATATTAAagatttaaatgataatgaaggaTTGATATGTAAGAAAGATTGTTGAGAAAAAAATTAGACTGTCACATTCAGGCCAAAGTTAAGAACATTATTGTGTTTGAATCCATCAATTATCATTTAACTGCTTTGGAGCAAATGTTAACTAAAAACAACTGATGAGACTAAACTTAGGGCACAGTAGTGTGTAGCAAAGGGATATCAACTCTAATAAATTACTCTCAACTTCAGCTAGCTCTGTTTGCTGCTTTACAGGAGAAATTTACCAAGGCTAGATTGTAAATGATTTCATGTGTCTTTTAACACAGCTGGTGCCTTAAATAGAGAGTTGATATATACACCACTAAATACCAAAAGAGGAATGTCAAAAAGTTCTGTTTGCTCATGTTTACCATTCCTTCCAGGCAATGCTGAGGCTACAAACCTGCACAATCAGGTGCTTCGCCAACGATTGCAGCTCTCCAGGAGGTCACTGGACCAATCCCTCAACATTAGCAATATCAAAGGAACCAACCAGACCTATGCAGACCTCAGCATTTCAGACAGTGGAGACTCTTTCACTAAAGAGAGCATTGACCTGGAAACAGCGGCCAGGTTCCGCAAGAAGAGAACCAGAGCCTTGGAGTCAGTATCTCAGCCAGAATTGCCAGTTGGTGCCCTTATGAAGAAGACCAGCTCTATGGATCAGTCACTCAGGAGTCTTAGGTCAAACACAAGCTTAGCCAGTCAGACATATGCTGACCTGAGTCTCCTGGCCAGTGATGAGTCTTCTCTGAGTGAGAGCATTAACCTAGAGAAAGTCACCAGGTTCCGTAAGAGAAGCAAGCCTCTGGCGTCTGCATCCCAGCCGGAACTGTCCTCCAAAATTGTTGCCAAGAAGCCTACCACAGGAaagaaggcaggagggaagatggagtcAAGTGTTTTCCTCAGTACGGATAAAACCTATGGGGCCATAAGTGATAGCCTACTAGAGTCTTCCAATGACAGCATTAACCTTGAAGCAGCCAGGAAGATGCGCTACcgtagtaggagagagaaagtggtccTCTCCCAGCCTAACCCAGATTTACCTCCCCTCGTAAcaccaaagaaaggaaaaggctcCTCACGACAAAATATGTCCCCCAAATGGAAGTCACCAGAAAGGTTTACCTCCcgtagagggaaagaagaaaaaaggccaGATTCACCTGTAGCTATACCATCAACCAAGCCAACTTCCCACCTTGACAATACTTATGACTTAGACAGTGCTGATGAGAGCCTAGAAAATGTAAAGGCAGCAACTAGGCGAAGGTTTGGGCGTAAAGCACCACCTGTGGAGTTGAATTTGACTGCACTCATGAAGAATTTGAAAAAGTCAGAACTGGAAACagtagaggatgaggaagaggagaaagagagggaagagaaacagcCTTCAGAAACTGAGAGCACAACTTTACAAGAGGACGAACACATGGAGAAAGAGTCTAGCCACATACTGATTTCTCTAGATTCAAGTAGCGAGAATAGTTTTGATGATCAGGATAGCCAAGCCTCTCAGGCCATCAGAGCGATCCCAGAAAGTCAGGATAATGATGGTATTCTAATTCCTGAGACCCAGGAATCAGTGAGGGAGGGCCAGGGAGTTGATACACCAAATAGTTATTCATCT
This portion of the Penaeus vannamei isolate JL-2024 chromosome 11, ASM4276789v1, whole genome shotgun sequence genome encodes:
- the LOC138863187 gene encoding uncharacterized protein — its product is MEDYLEISLKEEISSCDSDGVSSSNRDEDEEEEYEEQQSGVCFEEEPGSEDAFFQVGKRFDTLEELEEAQQQYQYANYCELWKRDVRTLESAKKRAPKRVNMAKTALRYYSVKLSCKFGGKAPVQRTDKKRSSCSFRQGCPFEVYLRLSPDGNALEVLNVNDIHNHALTRDAFRPQPQPHITEAERYSRALRTALSLASSACTGGMKLFSIRLSQMNGLLRQWRSNDGHCGQASKEANEALDHFLTRLGDKEIKDALQISSKGIKLKVQRSKNSREGECGYITEESLIKTKANEKGTEKQPDSRVVTRISKRGRPRGKDPPALNPPQSTKKAKQDNDENQPKPFRKLRVREKHRVVLECFVSGPTAMKALQGTPISVKEVQTDVSHIPDLVRDEDNVDLQQVERYFSSEAWGVVLNLVKKKENSLWICAPCTKTIKENERSVACERCLSWFHFPCALLSKRPPREYWFCRDCKSKYV